One window of the Arvicanthis niloticus isolate mArvNil1 chromosome 23, mArvNil1.pat.X, whole genome shotgun sequence genome contains the following:
- the Adam21 gene encoding disintegrin and metalloproteinase domain-containing protein 21: MDGFIMLGADARALMRVTLLLLWLKGFPSPIDLSQARSTHYLSSPEVVIPLKVTSMARGAKNSEWLSYSLVLGGRRHVVHMRVKKLLVSTHFPVLTYTEEHTPLSDYPFVPSDCYYHGYVEGAPESLVAFSACNGGFRGVLQMSGFSYEIEPVKQSSTFEHLVYTLNNNKTQFPHTICGLTEKRLPYQPFGLEEVEKSAMKQKYGKLWPHTWFLELAIVVDYDFFTNSQQNLSKVRGDVILVVNMVDSMYKQLDTYVTLVGIEIWNRGNIFPMGNIYQVLEDFSHWKQISLSQVHHDAAHIFIRSSMISILGIAYVAGVCRPPLDCGVENFQGDSWSLFANTVAHELGHTFGMEHDEESCSCGETGCVMSTFRVPAERFTNCSYNDFMNTTLSQGTCLYNHPRPGAGFLVKRCGNGMVESEEECDCGSVRECEQDPCCFLNCTLRPGAACAFGICCKDCKFMLPGELCRPKINECDLPEWCNGTSHQCPEDRYVQDGVPCGASAYCYQKQCNSHDQQCREIFGKGARSASHNCYKEINSQGNRFGHCGTNGTVFLKCRMSDVFCGRVQCENVEDIHHPQAHYVLQNFYANGTTCWSTGHCLGMGVPDVGEVKDGTTCGIGKICIHKKCVSLSVSNTCLPETCNRKGICNNKHHCHCDYGWSLPFCLHRGYGGSVDSGPTPPKRRVTITVLSIIVTVLSVLACLFIAGLYRIYCKIPSGPKETKASSPG, from the coding sequence ATGGATGGCTTCATAATGTTAGGTGCAGATGCTAGAGCACTCATGAGAGTCACTCTTTTGCTGCTCTGGCTTAAGGGGTTTCCATCCCCTATAGACCTCTCACAGGCTAGGTCCACTCATTACCTCAGTTCTCCAGAAGTGGTCATCCCTCTGAAGGTGACCAGCATGGCCAGAGGTGCAAAGAATTCAGAGTGGCTCTCCTACAGCCTTGTACTGGGGGGCCGCAGACATGTTGTCCATATGCGAGTCAAGAAGCTGCTGGTTTCTACTCATTTCCCTGTGCTCACctacacagaggaacacacaccCCTCAGCGATTACCCCTTTGTCCCTAGTGACTGTTACTATCATGGTTATGTAGAGGGAGCCCCTGAGTCTTTAGTTGCTTTCAGTGCCTGCAATGGGGGGTTTCGGGGAGTGTTACAAATGAGCGGCTTCTCTTATGAAATTGAACCTGTCAAACAGTCTAGCACATTTGAACACCTAGtctatacattaaataataacaaGACACAATTTCCACATACGATATGTGGTTTAACAGAGAAGAGACTGCCATACCAACCCTTCGGACTTGAAGAGGTTGAGAAGTCAGCTATGAAGCAAAAGTATGGAAAACTCTGGCCTCACACATGGTTTCTGGAGCTGGCCATAGTGGTAGACTATGATTTCTTCACAAACTCTCAACAAAACTTGTCAAAGGTGCGAGGAGATGTGATTCTTGTTGTTAACATGGTAGATTCCATGTACAAGCAGCTGGATACGTACGTGACTCTGGTTGGCATTGAGATATGGAATCGAGGAAACATTTTCCCAATGGGAAACATATATCAAGTCTTAGAAGATTTTTCTCACTGGAAACAAATCAGTCTTTCTCAGGTACACCATGATGCAGCCCATATTTTCATCAGAAGCTCCATGATAAGCATACTTGGTATAGCCTATGTTGCAGGAGTATGTCGTCCTCCTCTTGATTGTGGAGTTGAAAATTTCCAAGGGGATTCCTGGTCTCTTTTTGCCAACACAGTGGCCCATGAGTTAGGCCATACTTTTGGTATGGAGCATGACGAGGAATCCTGTTCTTGTGGGGAAACAGGTTGTGTCATGAGTACTTTCAGGGTGCCAGCAGAGAGATTCACCAATTGCAGCTATAATGATTTTATGAACACCACTTTAAGCCAAGGAACTTGTTTGTACAATCATCCAAGACCAGGGGCAGGCTTTCTGGTGAAGCGCTGTGGGAACGGTATGGTTGAAAGTGAAGAAGAGTGTGACTGTGGATCTGTACGGGAATGTGAACAAGATCCCTGTTGTTTTTTAAACTGTACTCTGAGGCCTGGGGCTGCTTGTGCTTTTGGGATCTGTTGCAAAGACTGCAAATTCATGCTGCCGggggaactctgtagaccaaagaTCAATGAATGTGATCTTCCAGAATGGTGCAATGGAACATCTCACCAGTGCCCAGAAGATAGATATGTACAGGATGGGGTCCCCTGTGGTGCCAGTGCCTACTgctatcaaaagcaatgtaatAGCCATGACCAACAGTGCAGGGAGATTTTTGGCAAAGGTGCAAGAAGCGCATCTCATAATTGCTACAAAGAAATCAACTCACAAGGAAACAGGTTTGGCCATTGTGGCACAAATGGCACAGTATTCCTAAAATGTAGAATGTCAGATGTGTTTTGTGGTAGAGTTCAATGTGAAAATGTGGAAGACATTCACCATCCCCAGGCTCATTATGTTTTGCAGAACTTTTATGCCAATGGTACCACCTGCTGGAGTACCGGCCATTGTTTGGGGATGGGTGTACCTGATGTTGGTGAAGTGAAAGATGGCACCACCTGTGGAATAGGAAAGATCTGCATACACAAAAAGTGTGTCAGTCTGTCTGTTTCGAACACCTGCCTTCCTGAGACTTGTAATAGGAAAGGGATCTGTAATAACAAACATCACTGTCATTGTGACTATGGGTGGTCCCTGCCTTTCTGCCTGCACAGAGGGTATGGAGGTAGTGTTGACAGTGGTCCAACACCTCCAAAAAGAAGAGTCACTATCACTGTCTTGTCAATAATTGTGACTGTTTTATCTGTTCTAGCTTGTCTATTCATAGCTGGGCTTTATAGGATATATTGTAAAATACCTTCTGGTCCCAAAGAGACTAAGGCTTCTTCCCCAGGTTAA